A single Crateriforma conspicua DNA region contains:
- a CDS encoding efflux RND transporter periplasmic adaptor subunit, protein MNDAPRPLRRWIKRIAIALVLLSAVGAASTIATSSLRVEESPVGMTYTVRRGSLAVTVTENGTVESSNNKEIKCMVKGGSTVLWVIETGTIVQPGDVLVRLDQSQIEDNILAQEIVYENALANKITAESDVAVARKSITEYLEGTYVQERSTIEKDIFDAEQALTQAKLNYESSVRMAGKGLIKSLQLSREKFAVESARKDLELKQTQLESLEKYKKEKELQTLQSSLRAAEARLASFEASLKLEQARLDREREQLENCTIVADVPGMVIFPSMAEWKSTPDIEEGAVVREQQTLLIIPDVSKMQVKVGIHESKVDRLSVGMPARVELQDDVLAGKVSEIAEVTRPAGWWTGNLVKYDTLIRLESQPGLKPGMTALVDVVLAQYDDVLTVPVACVLEDGDRHLCWVVTENGVQRRELSLGDTDDEFVIVQAGLAEGDRVILNPTVYVDEAQDAAGRVGGTEADESNDSETTASLEPTET, encoded by the coding sequence ATGAACGATGCCCCCCGCCCCCTGCGCCGTTGGATCAAACGCATCGCGATTGCTCTGGTGCTGTTGTCCGCCGTCGGTGCGGCGTCGACCATCGCGACATCGTCACTGCGTGTCGAAGAATCCCCGGTCGGGATGACCTACACCGTTCGCCGCGGATCGCTGGCGGTGACCGTCACGGAAAACGGCACGGTCGAAAGCAGCAACAACAAAGAAATCAAATGCATGGTCAAAGGCGGCAGCACCGTGCTGTGGGTCATCGAAACCGGCACCATCGTCCAGCCAGGTGACGTCTTGGTGCGTCTGGACCAATCGCAAATCGAAGACAACATCTTGGCCCAAGAGATCGTCTACGAAAACGCGCTGGCCAATAAGATCACCGCGGAATCCGATGTGGCGGTGGCACGCAAGAGCATCACTGAATACTTGGAAGGCACTTACGTTCAAGAACGCAGCACGATCGAAAAAGACATCTTCGATGCCGAACAAGCGCTCACCCAAGCCAAGCTGAATTATGAATCATCCGTCCGTATGGCGGGCAAGGGATTGATCAAGTCGTTGCAGCTGAGCCGTGAGAAGTTTGCCGTGGAATCGGCACGCAAAGATTTGGAATTGAAACAGACTCAACTGGAATCGCTGGAGAAGTATAAGAAGGAAAAAGAACTTCAAACCCTGCAAAGTTCACTGCGTGCCGCCGAAGCCCGTTTGGCATCCTTCGAAGCCTCGTTGAAGTTGGAACAAGCTCGACTGGATCGCGAAAGGGAACAACTGGAAAACTGCACCATCGTTGCCGACGTCCCCGGCATGGTGATCTTTCCGTCAATGGCCGAATGGAAATCCACGCCCGACATCGAAGAAGGCGCGGTCGTTCGCGAACAACAAACCCTGTTGATCATCCCCGACGTTTCCAAAATGCAGGTCAAAGTCGGCATCCACGAATCGAAGGTCGATCGTTTGTCGGTCGGAATGCCCGCCAGGGTCGAATTGCAAGACGACGTGTTGGCAGGCAAAGTCAGCGAGATCGCCGAAGTCACGCGACCGGCCGGTTGGTGGACCGGCAACTTGGTGAAATATGACACGCTGATCCGCCTGGAATCTCAACCCGGGCTGAAGCCGGGCATGACGGCTTTGGTGGATGTGGTGCTGGCCCAGTACGACGACGTGCTGACCGTGCCGGTGGCCTGTGTTTTGGAGGACGGCGATCGTCACTTGTGCTGGGTCGTTACCGAAAACGGCGTCCAACGCCGCGAACTATCCTTGGGCGATACCGACGACGAATTTGTGATCGTCCAGGCAGGCTTGGCCGAAGGCGATCGCGTGATTTTGAATCCCACCGTCTATGTGGATGAAGCTCAAGACGCGGCCGGGCGCGTCGGCGGCACCGAGGCCGATGAATCGAACGATTCCGAGACCACCGCATCATTGGAGCCGACCGAAACATGA
- a CDS encoding ABC transporter permease: MMRFWQTLLLGVKSLLLQKLRSALAALGIFIGTTTVIWLVAMGEGVSHDAQQQILELGATNIIVRSIEPHSSEAAGERVKTYGLTRADYRRMMSNIPTIVRAVPIRELRREFMVGGRRLDAKLIGCTSDHLALNRLQIARGRWLRSDDDRENVIVLADGTAKRLFGYEDPIGQKVRVESDVYTVIGQTKPREASAAVGGSLEARDYRFDAYIPLETFRHRVGDQIMTRTGEGFNFKGEVVELTQITLTVGSVDEVDETASIVSFLLQKYHDQEDYAVVVPKELLRQAERTRTMFNVLLVVIAGISLLVGGIGIMNIMLATVTERTREIGVRRAIGAKRSDIVQQFLAETLVLTGGGGLLGVLFGLMCGPIFDFVRNTAELISPDLLPPIVHTLEPRIALWSVFLSLFISLGVGLIFGVYPARRAAMMNPIDALRHE, translated from the coding sequence ATGATGCGGTTCTGGCAAACGCTGTTGCTGGGCGTTAAGAGTCTTCTGTTACAGAAGTTGCGATCGGCCCTGGCAGCCCTGGGGATCTTCATCGGAACGACCACCGTGATTTGGCTGGTCGCTATGGGGGAAGGTGTCAGCCATGACGCGCAGCAACAGATCTTGGAACTGGGTGCGACCAACATCATCGTCCGCAGTATCGAACCGCACAGCAGCGAAGCGGCCGGCGAACGCGTCAAAACGTATGGACTGACCCGCGCCGATTACCGGCGCATGATGTCCAACATCCCCACGATCGTTCGCGCGGTTCCCATCCGCGAACTACGTCGTGAATTCATGGTCGGCGGTCGTCGCCTGGACGCCAAGCTGATCGGCTGTACGTCGGATCACTTGGCGTTGAACCGACTGCAAATCGCTCGGGGACGATGGTTGCGCAGCGACGATGATCGCGAGAACGTGATCGTGCTGGCCGACGGTACCGCCAAGCGTTTGTTCGGATACGAAGACCCCATCGGACAAAAGGTACGTGTCGAAAGCGACGTTTATACCGTGATCGGCCAAACCAAACCTCGCGAAGCGTCCGCGGCGGTCGGCGGCAGTTTGGAAGCACGCGATTACCGTTTTGACGCCTACATTCCTTTGGAAACGTTTCGGCATCGGGTCGGTGACCAGATCATGACCCGCACCGGTGAAGGTTTTAACTTCAAAGGCGAAGTCGTCGAGTTGACGCAAATCACACTGACCGTTGGCAGCGTGGACGAAGTCGATGAAACCGCGTCGATCGTCAGCTTTCTATTGCAAAAATATCATGACCAGGAAGATTACGCGGTGGTCGTGCCCAAGGAACTGCTGCGGCAAGCCGAGCGAACGCGAACGATGTTCAATGTGCTGCTGGTCGTGATCGCCGGGATTTCATTGTTGGTCGGCGGGATTGGCATCATGAACATCATGTTGGCGACGGTGACCGAACGGACCCGAGAGATCGGTGTGCGTCGTGCGATCGGCGCCAAACGCAGCGATATCGTGCAACAGTTTTTGGCAGAAACTTTGGTGCTGACCGGCGGCGGTGGCTTGCTGGGCGTGTTGTTTGGTCTGATGTGCGGGCCGATCTTTGATTTCGTGCGAAACACGGCGGAACTCATTTCGCCGGATCTACTGCCGCCGATCGTTCACACGTTGGAGCCGCGGATTGCGCTGTGGTCGGTCTTCCTGTCGCTGTTCATCTCGCTGGGGGTCGGTCTGATCTTTGGCGTCTATCCGGCACGTCGTGCGGCGATGATGAATCCGATCGACGCATTGCGTCACGAATAA
- a CDS encoding PEP-CTERM sorting domain-containing protein (PEP-CTERM proteins occur, often in large numbers, in the proteomes of bacteria that also encode an exosortase, a predicted intramembrane cysteine proteinase. The presence of a PEP-CTERM domain at a protein's C-terminus predicts cleavage within the sorting domain, followed by covalent anchoring to some some component of the (usually Gram-negative) cell surface. Many PEP-CTERM proteins exhibit an unusual sequence composition that includes large numbers of potential glycosylation sites. Expression of one such protein has been shown restore the ability of a bacterium to form floc, a type of biofilm.) codes for MHRFYRASAALFAVLAAILFGTPASAEIVLDYTHDTGFFSSNATAKAALEAAASDINAVLNLNLDAITDDTVTGNGGGGTVLNFDFRYQYTNPATGASVTVNDTTTPANEIRIYVGMRNLTGSTLGQGGSGGSGIAIGGVSGSGPISAAIADAQASYQHRRNEGPVIGTLSGNVSGNSFSFEMGPALGNLWFDQDTNNDGATDSAAVLNANWHFDHTTSVAAGKDDFYSVALHEMLHSIGFGGSETWDDLVSGTDWLGSEVIDLNGTGTGIIDGGGAHFAAGLMSTRITDGMAQEVVMDPTLTTGTRKYLTDLDVALLRDIGYLNASAVPEPSTWFALAMIGGGACYRRRRQRAKQSMEAAADV; via the coding sequence ATGCACCGTTTCTACCGGGCGTCTGCTGCGCTCTTCGCAGTGCTAGCAGCCATCTTGTTCGGCACGCCGGCGTCGGCGGAAATCGTTCTGGATTACACGCACGACACCGGGTTCTTTAGTAGCAATGCGACGGCCAAGGCAGCGTTGGAAGCTGCAGCATCCGATATCAATGCCGTGTTGAATTTGAATTTGGACGCAATTACGGATGACACCGTCACCGGCAATGGTGGTGGCGGAACCGTGTTAAATTTTGACTTCCGATATCAGTACACCAATCCGGCGACTGGTGCGTCTGTCACCGTCAACGACACCACGACGCCGGCGAACGAAATTCGCATCTACGTCGGCATGCGGAACTTAACGGGCAGTACTTTGGGCCAAGGCGGATCGGGAGGGTCAGGAATTGCAATTGGCGGGGTTTCCGGGTCTGGGCCGATCTCCGCCGCCATCGCCGACGCTCAGGCAAGCTACCAGCACCGTCGAAACGAAGGGCCAGTGATTGGGACGCTGTCTGGGAATGTCAGCGGAAACTCTTTCTCTTTCGAGATGGGGCCGGCTCTCGGCAACCTTTGGTTCGACCAAGACACCAATAATGACGGTGCCACCGATAGTGCCGCGGTTCTGAATGCGAACTGGCACTTTGATCACACGACCAGTGTCGCGGCAGGCAAAGACGATTTTTATTCCGTCGCGCTTCACGAAATGCTGCACTCGATCGGTTTTGGTGGATCAGAGACTTGGGACGACTTGGTCAGCGGCACCGATTGGCTGGGCAGCGAAGTGATCGATTTGAATGGAACGGGTACCGGCATCATCGACGGCGGTGGTGCTCACTTCGCGGCGGGATTGATGAGCACTCGGATCACCGATGGCATGGCTCAGGAAGTCGTCATGGATCCGACATTGACGACCGGAACACGCAAATACTTGACCGATTTGGATGTGGCTTTGTTGCGTGACATTGGGTACTTGAATGCCAGCGCCGTCCCCGAACCGTCGACGTGGTTTGCACTTGCTATGATCGGTGGCGGTGCTTGTTATCGCCGTCGCCGCCAACGTGCCAAGCAATCAATGGAGGCTGCGGCGGACGTCTGA
- a CDS encoding aldehyde dehydrogenase family protein, whose amino-acid sequence MDFFHSGSWQSKRESFDVTNPATGDVVDRVPAADVSDVDAAIDHLDRVGRPVMARMPAHQRAAILLRASQAIGEQSDSLARTISSECGKTIREARGEVARVAEVMRLSGEEAKRINGEVLPLDAAAGGEHKLGFTLRVPCGVVAAITPFNFPLNLVCHKVGPAIAAGNAVLIKPASDTPLSSLKLVGILIDSGLPASAIACLTGGGGVLGKAICGDDRIRKISFTGSQVVGEAICRSAGLKRVTMELGSNSPLVVLPDADLDAAVAATVASGFANAGQVCISAQRLIVDRSVHDDFLQRLLPAVEAIRLGDPLDEHTDMGPLIRRSEADRVRAWLDEATAAGAHVATGGEQDGAFVRPAVITDANSTMKIVRDELFGPAVAVQAVADVDTAIAAANDTSFGLSAAVFTRDLDAAMRFARNVDSGNIHINGGPMWRSDLMPYGGVKNSGIGKEGPRYTIAEMTETKMIVLHLGD is encoded by the coding sequence ATGGATTTCTTTCACAGTGGATCCTGGCAATCCAAACGCGAATCCTTTGACGTCACCAACCCGGCGACCGGTGATGTGGTCGACCGGGTACCCGCCGCGGACGTGAGTGATGTCGACGCTGCAATCGATCACCTGGATCGAGTCGGCCGCCCCGTGATGGCCCGCATGCCCGCTCACCAGCGGGCGGCGATTCTGTTGCGAGCGTCCCAAGCGATTGGCGAACAGTCCGATTCGCTGGCCCGAACGATCAGCAGCGAATGTGGTAAGACGATCCGCGAGGCTCGTGGCGAAGTCGCGCGTGTGGCCGAGGTGATGCGGCTTAGCGGCGAAGAAGCCAAACGAATCAACGGCGAAGTGTTGCCGCTGGACGCGGCCGCCGGTGGCGAACACAAACTGGGATTCACCCTGCGTGTTCCCTGTGGCGTCGTTGCCGCGATCACGCCGTTCAACTTTCCGCTGAACCTGGTCTGTCACAAAGTCGGTCCGGCCATCGCCGCCGGCAACGCGGTATTGATCAAGCCCGCCAGCGACACGCCGCTGTCATCGCTGAAGCTGGTCGGCATTTTGATCGACAGTGGTTTGCCCGCTTCGGCGATCGCTTGTTTGACCGGTGGTGGTGGCGTTCTGGGCAAAGCCATCTGTGGCGATGACCGGATCCGAAAAATCAGCTTCACGGGCAGCCAAGTTGTCGGCGAAGCAATCTGTCGTTCCGCCGGTTTGAAACGCGTGACGATGGAACTGGGCAGCAACAGCCCGCTGGTCGTATTGCCCGACGCCGACTTGGACGCGGCCGTCGCCGCCACGGTCGCGTCGGGGTTCGCCAACGCAGGCCAGGTCTGTATTTCGGCCCAGCGTTTGATCGTCGATCGATCGGTGCACGATGATTTTCTGCAGCGGTTGTTGCCCGCGGTCGAAGCGATCCGTCTGGGCGATCCGCTGGACGAACACACCGACATGGGCCCGCTGATTCGGCGCAGCGAAGCCGATCGAGTGAGGGCTTGGCTGGACGAAGCAACCGCCGCCGGTGCTCACGTTGCGACCGGCGGCGAACAAGACGGCGCGTTTGTCCGGCCGGCGGTGATCACGGACGCGAATTCGACGATGAAAATCGTCCGTGATGAATTGTTCGGCCCCGCGGTCGCCGTCCAAGCGGTCGCCGATGTCGACACCGCGATCGCGGCGGCCAATGACACGTCGTTCGGTTTGTCCGCCGCCGTGTTTACCCGCGACCTGGACGCGGCGATGCGTTTCGCCCGCAACGTCGACAGCGGCAACATTCACATCAACGGTGGGCCGATGTGGCGATCCGACTTGATGCCTTACGGAGGCGTGAAAAACAGTGGAATCGGCAAAGAGGGCCCACGTTATACGATCGCCGAAATGACGGAAACCAAAATGATCGTTTTGCATTTGGGCGACTGA
- a CDS encoding 5-formyltetrahydrofolate cyclo-ligase: MSPTEDLAARKTEIRKAAHAARKAQEDKDTISRQITDRILQLPEYRQAKCVMWYVDVRDEARTRHALPDAIASDKKTVIPFCVDGELELFHLESMEELELGMYKILEPAESLRHVAEKRVDVSELDLILVPGVGFDDRGGRTGHGKGYYDKLLENARADTPLVALAFECQMFDEIPMQDHDIYMDKVITEDRVIEGRGRNG; the protein is encoded by the coding sequence GTGAGTCCCACCGAAGATCTGGCCGCCCGCAAGACCGAAATTCGCAAGGCGGCCCACGCGGCTCGCAAAGCCCAGGAAGACAAGGACACCATCAGCCGCCAGATCACTGACCGCATTTTGCAGCTGCCCGAATACCGGCAAGCCAAATGCGTGATGTGGTACGTCGATGTCCGCGACGAAGCCCGTACGCGTCACGCGTTGCCCGATGCGATTGCCAGCGACAAGAAAACCGTCATCCCGTTCTGTGTCGACGGTGAATTGGAATTGTTCCACCTGGAATCGATGGAGGAACTGGAACTGGGGATGTACAAGATCCTGGAACCGGCCGAGTCGCTGCGGCACGTCGCCGAGAAACGCGTTGATGTCAGCGAATTAGATTTGATCCTGGTGCCCGGCGTCGGATTCGATGACCGTGGCGGACGCACCGGCCACGGCAAAGGCTATTACGACAAGTTGCTGGAAAACGCGCGAGCCGATACGCCGCTGGTCGCACTGGCGTTTGAGTGTCAAATGTTCGACGAAATTCCGATGCAGGATCACGACATCTACATGGACAAGGTCATCACCGAAGACCGCGTGATCGAAGGGCGGGGACGCAATGGCTGA
- the fhcD gene encoding formylmethanofuran--tetrahydromethanopterin N-formyltransferase, producing the protein MADLKQLVEDTYAEGFRSIYGEILITARDEKWLRHALNAVTGHASSTILCDCEAGVAQIVSSEQTPDGRIGGVVQFHVPRFRKDRREHLEKVMLARISQNVLTCPTARCFNRLDTEDYFKLGRKVAFFGDRHQFRDQRYGTKGWVIPILGGEFYLTRRFGFRDGVMGGNLWFFGPDEDIALAAAEKAAQAADAVPNVITTFPGGVAASGSKAGSSYDFTIASTYAEFCPTLKEKLGAESKVPEGVGSIMEIIINGRDLDSLKDATRAAIHAAADTDGLIRITAGNYGGRLGKSLIHLHELLD; encoded by the coding sequence ATGGCTGATCTGAAGCAACTGGTCGAAGACACTTATGCCGAAGGGTTTCGCAGTATCTATGGCGAAATCCTGATCACCGCGCGCGACGAGAAATGGTTGCGGCACGCGTTGAATGCCGTCACCGGTCACGCCAGCAGCACGATCTTGTGTGATTGCGAAGCCGGTGTGGCCCAAATCGTTTCCAGCGAACAGACCCCCGACGGTCGGATCGGCGGTGTCGTGCAATTTCACGTGCCACGGTTTCGCAAAGACCGACGTGAGCATTTGGAAAAAGTGATGCTGGCGCGGATCAGCCAAAACGTGCTGACGTGTCCGACCGCCCGGTGTTTCAATCGACTGGATACCGAAGACTATTTCAAGTTGGGACGCAAAGTCGCGTTCTTCGGTGACCGGCATCAGTTCCGCGACCAACGTTATGGAACCAAAGGTTGGGTCATCCCGATTTTGGGCGGTGAGTTTTATTTGACTCGCCGGTTTGGTTTTCGCGACGGCGTGATGGGCGGCAATCTGTGGTTCTTTGGTCCCGATGAAGACATCGCATTGGCGGCTGCCGAAAAAGCTGCTCAAGCAGCCGATGCGGTGCCCAATGTCATCACCACATTTCCCGGCGGTGTTGCCGCCAGCGGGTCCAAAGCCGGCAGCAGCTATGATTTCACGATTGCATCGACTTACGCCGAATTTTGTCCGACGCTGAAAGAGAAGCTGGGGGCCGAATCCAAGGTGCCCGAAGGTGTGGGCAGCATCATGGAAATCATCATCAACGGTCGTGATCTGGACTCATTGAAAGACGCGACGCGTGCAGCGATTCATGCCGCCGCAGACACGGACGGATTGATACGCATCACCGCCGGCAACTATGGCGGACGCCTGGGCAAGTCGTTGATCCATCTACACGAGTTGCTGGACTAA